The following coding sequences are from one Methanococcoides orientis window:
- a CDS encoding energy-coupling factor ABC transporter ATP-binding protein → MMILETKGLKYSYHDGTQAVKGVDIKIKKGKKIAFVGKNGSGKSTLFMLLNGTLKPKEGAVYFHGKPMEYDAKSLREVRKSVGIVFQNSDDQIFAPTVYQDVGFGPTNLGYSKEEVEEKVNHTLEYIGITEFKDKPPHHLSGGQKKRVAIAGVCSMDPEVMILDEPLANLDPVGADEILDLLNELNHNGTTMIISTHDVELAYSWADYVYFMTEGNIIGEGLPEDVFRDADLLRKAYLRQPRTLEIYGELERRNLAIRNRFPTSVPELVNSFKPPELMWIEVSPDVKEGDIINLGVMHGEYALYSPYEAVNAKVLHIHPEGHAIAEMTRHGIKSGGIVIYNTDLYDEESFRKVVAEEDIDSIGAMGKKSKTLAENNLIDLQITSGVIDKSILMALCGKRSLILTSGGMIQHAVKRIDEYAENSGIAIQMSLANAERDELDL, encoded by the coding sequence ATAATGATATTGGAAACAAAAGGCTTGAAATATTCCTACCATGATGGGACCCAGGCTGTGAAAGGCGTTGATATAAAAATAAAAAAAGGTAAAAAAATTGCCTTTGTCGGAAAGAACGGTTCCGGTAAATCAACACTTTTCATGCTGTTGAACGGTACTCTCAAACCTAAAGAAGGCGCGGTATATTTCCATGGCAAACCCATGGAATATGATGCAAAGTCCTTGCGTGAGGTGCGAAAAAGTGTGGGTATCGTCTTCCAGAACTCGGATGACCAGATATTTGCTCCTACGGTCTATCAGGATGTAGGTTTTGGTCCCACTAATCTTGGTTATTCAAAAGAGGAAGTTGAAGAGAAGGTCAATCATACCCTCGAATATATCGGTATAACCGAATTCAAGGACAAACCCCCTCACCATTTGAGCGGAGGACAGAAAAAAAGGGTTGCAATTGCAGGTGTTTGCTCGATGGACCCCGAGGTTATGATCCTTGACGAACCGTTAGCGAATCTCGATCCTGTTGGTGCAGATGAGATCCTCGATCTTCTGAATGAACTTAATCACAATGGTACCACCATGATAATTTCAACTCATGATGTGGAACTTGCCTATAGCTGGGCAGATTATGTTTATTTCATGACAGAGGGGAACATAATAGGAGAAGGGTTGCCTGAAGATGTTTTTAGAGATGCTGACCTTCTGAGGAAAGCATATCTGAGACAGCCTCGCACACTGGAAATATATGGTGAACTTGAAAGAAGGAACCTTGCAATTCGTAACAGGTTCCCTACAAGTGTTCCTGAACTGGTAAATTCCTTCAAGCCTCCTGAGTTGATGTGGATAGAAGTATCACCTGATGTAAAGGAAGGCGATATCATCAATCTCGGTGTCATGCACGGAGAATATGCTCTCTACAGTCCTTATGAAGCGGTCAATGCAAAGGTCCTGCATATCCACCCCGAAGGACATGCTATTGCAGAAATGACAAGGCATGGTATCAAATCCGGAGGGATTGTCATCTATAATACTGATCTGTATGACGAGGAATCTTTCCGTAAAGTTGTCGCTGAAGAAGATATTGACAGCATCGGTGCAATGGGTAAAAAGAGCAAGACGCTTGCTGAAAATAACCTTATTGATCTTCAGATAACTTCCGGTGTAATTGATAAGTCCATACTGATGGCACTTTGTGGTAAGAGATCTCTAATACTGACCTCAGGCGGAATGATACAGCATGCTGTGAAACGTATCGATGAATATGCCGAGAACAGCGGAATAGCAATTCAAATGTCTCTTGCAAATGCCGAAAGGGATGAACTGGACCTTTAA
- a CDS encoding CBS domain-containing protein → MKDAGNEDCVQCGRSFSESCNEKLIERVMTKDVVTIHEDYPLDEILEIFSKHHFHTYPVVNDNYELVGIINQDVMLRILLVERTPRLDHTHHAAVVAQGGTAKDIMIPHPVSMSSDEPLCEAADMMLKHKMDRVCVVEDGKLVGIICKPDILKEVYKLRGYE, encoded by the coding sequence GTGAAAGATGCTGGAAATGAAGATTGTGTACAATGTGGCCGATCCTTTTCTGAAAGTTGTAACGAGAAGTTGATAGAACGGGTTATGACAAAAGATGTTGTAACGATCCATGAGGATTATCCGTTAGATGAGATCCTGGAAATTTTTAGCAAACATCATTTTCATACATATCCTGTGGTGAATGACAATTATGAACTTGTGGGCATAATCAATCAGGATGTAATGCTTCGTATCCTTCTTGTGGAGAGAACTCCAAGACTGGATCACACACATCATGCTGCAGTGGTAGCCCAGGGTGGGACAGCAAAGGACATAATGATCCCTCATCCGGTATCGATGTCTTCAGATGAGCCTCTTTGTGAGGCAGCTGACATGATGCTCAAACACAAGATGGACCGTGTCTGTGTTGTTGAAGATGGGAAGCTTGTAGGTATCATATGCAAACCCGATATCCTTAAAGAGGTATACAAGTTAAGAGGGTATGAGTAA